The genome window ttttatttttacaataaaaatataaatgtatatggTATTAAAGAacgtaataataaatatataaataaaaatatagaaggTATTCAAGaatttgaaataaataattttaaaattaaaacatatttgtCAAATTTCCATTGTAAAAATCATGTATCATATATAGTTGAAAATTCTAAacatgaattaaaaaaagacgaaaaaaaaaacttattttttacgggcgattttttatttatagcTGGAATGGGTAAAAACTTCGAAgctaataatatagatatgtataattcgatacataatattaaaaaaaaaatcgatataaataatacttatatattttgtggGCATGAATATACATTAAGTAATATTAAATTCGCTTTAACGGTTGATgcaaataatgataaattaaataaaatttatcaacaagttttaaaaaatgaaatttttCTACCAACAATACCAACTCTGTTAAGTGATGAATATTCATACAATCCCTTTTTGAGAtatgataatgaaaatattagaaaggttattgatttatatgcaaaaaaaaataattatataattgagCGCAACTCAGATTATTTAGTTCTTTTGAGAATAATGAAGgataattttaaaacagCGTAGCTGTTTTAACCAATTAAATGAATGTACCAAGCATATGCGAAGTGTAAATATCATAATTGCTTGCTTGTTTCACACTTTTGTATACATTCGCAATATAGAATAACGATTTTGTGGGAATATAACAtgtctatttttatattttttatcaacaggaataaaaattttagcAAACTGGATTTAAAGagatatttaaaaaaaaaaaggctGTGTCTTATTTATTAACCCCTAAGATATTTCTAGCGAAATATTATCACCCTATCttttatgatttttaaattaatagtgTAAATGTGAAATATGtttgaaaattaaaaattaaataatcgtttttatttaaattcaaTGCATACAGGCAGAAAGGTTATTGCGAGTATGCAATTTAAACATATTCTTTcgcaaaatatttttcagcAAATgaaacatttatataaatttgcCCAATTTAAAGGAATGTTTataaatcattattttttgttaatttgtGTAATACCACtattcattttaaaaatgtattatatgtTGTTACTTGTTTGACAAATTTACAACGCTTTTTAATTCCGCTAGTTTTGACATAcaatagaaatataaatattattaaaaaaatatattactaaaaaaaatgacaaaaaaGCTACCTcaaaagttaaaaaaaaaaaatatatattttaattttaacaaaaaaaatgtgttttcatttaaatatgtaagtataatatttataattatttctctcctattttttatatttgcttttttgcatattttcACAATTGAGCAACTTAACTAttcaatttattaattatttgaCTGATTAactttaattattaaattattttttacaaataaccaaataaacaattttataaattttcacaatttttgtggtaaaatttttttctacatttttatatatatttttcattataaaatgcaatataataaaataacatagTTGTATTTTGCCAatactatatttattatattaatgcataaatatatttataaaaatatatgtataattaaTATGCGTACTCTTCCACAtgcataataattattatatcatttatttatatataattttaaatacaaataaaatattatatatatatttttttttaatataataatacccataataaaatataaagaaatattacatattatttattaaaattattttcattgataatattaataaatatatgcatacatatattacaaaattGGGGACAAGGATTAAGGAAacattttgaatatttaataaaggtaaaaataatatatgcatatatgcgtgtaatatttatatattatatatatatatatatatatacatacatttttaatataataaaatataattaatttttttttttttatttccgcctttttatttttaaaagcaTATTATAGTAGGCATACTATATGTAGAACTAAAAATAggaaattatatttttccagGCATAATTTAACAtgcattttgttttatataagaatgataatttttttcgtagttttaatttaaataacgaaaaaaaaaaaaaataataaaagaggggaaaaaaaaataaaaaaataaaaaaataacatggAAGTAGCAACAGAAGGGGGATCCTTTGAAAAGctacaatttaaaaaatgtgaagATAAGTATATTTTAGATCAACATTTAAGGACTTGTTTtagttatttattattatatattataaaggAATGcgattatttatataaaataaaatataatattatacaaaatgCTTTGAAAACATGCAACAATCAATACAAATATTCCAacttaaataattataaaacattgtcatatttattatattctcAGAAATgggataataatataatttatgatattataaataattccaattatttttgtaattattttgaattatataatgaagaaaattatttccctcaaaatattcataacataaatcaaacaaaaataaaatacttaTCAAATCCTTATGAATGTGTTAAAAGTTCAATCAATTTaaaagaacaaaataaatatgaagaaATACCACCTTATATACTATTTGATAACACAACAATAAGGGGTGTAACAATACATCATAGTTTAGAAAATGAATTTCCCCAAATTTTGGATGGAATAAAACCATTCTTATCAGCAAATAAGCATCAcgataataaaaaacaagccaaaaaaatgaacacTATTATTGACACCAACAACCATAATCATATTTGTAAAACTTTTATTTCGTCATTtcaaaatgatataaataaaactgATATTGACACATTTAATGAATCCATATATGAATATGGACAGCACTCAAAATGCTTACAATATATTCAAAgagaaatattaaataataatattgtgaAAGACGAAATTTCTTTATCTGAATACAAACCCCTTCACaatattgataatattaGTCGATTTAGTAGAAATTGTGAATATCGAGATAATAGTAGTCGAAATAACGATGCCGGACAAGATAACAATGATAAACATGAAAGAAAAAGAGGTAAAGAAcaggaaataaataataatgacaatgacaataataatgacaataacaataataatgacaacaatgacaataataatgacaataacaataataatgacaacaatgacaataataatgacaacaataacaataataatgacaacaatgacaataataatgacaacaatgacaataataatgacaacaatgacaataataatgacaacaatgacaataataatgacaacaatgacaataataatgacaacaatgacaataataatgacaacaatgacaataataatgacaacaatgacaataataatgacaacaatgacaataataatgacaacaatgacaataataatgacaacaatgacaataataatgacaacaatgacaataataatgacaacaatgacaataataatgacaataacaataataatgaaaacaatgacaataataatggTGAAGAGGGAAACGACAAAAATGGAGAAGATGGTGAAGGGGAAAATGTTGAGAAGGAAATTAGtgaaaaggaaaaatataaatttttttataagaaaataaaagaaataaaatcgaatgtttttgtaaaaaaatgcaaaaatgttgaaaaacacttcaaaaaaaaaatatttaattacataaataagaataatataatatgcaaCATGAATATAGATacaatattcatttatatgaaaaatatatattatttaattttaaacaataaacaattagtattttttttcatatataatactaaTGATGTTATGAATGCTATTATTAATACAGAAAAATTTAACGAAATAAATTAcagtgaaaaaaatttttttttatatttcttaacaaatgaaaaagagatatataaaaaaatatttgatgcaataaatttaaaatatgataaaaatgaacttatattaaaattaaaaaaattaaaaaaaaggttaaatgatttaaaaCATACAGAagaaacaaatttatttgaagAAAGTATGAAACAACTTGAGTTATTTAAAgatatcaaaaaatgtgTTAACACTAATAATTCCAATtctcaaaataatatttccaaccaagatatttataaactttttaattatacaaataaaaggtttttaaaaaattataagaCAGTATCTCATAAACTgtcattaaaaaatttgttacccaaattatataattgtaaagatttaaaagaaactaataatttaatatgtaATGTTGGTAAGCATGTTAAAAGTGTTACAAAGAGTGGTGTTGGATATGAtggaaaaaagaaaaaaaaaaacaaaaagaataaagaagcaaacatgaaaaaaaataatatgaataattatatgCCTAATATGAATTTTCATTACAATAACTTTGCTAAAGGTGCAAATATCAATACCTTTATcaacaataatatagataattctcaaataaataactcGTTTAATTATTTGGGGGATTTTCAAAATGTTCAAAACAATGGGcaatcaaataataatattagcAACTATTCGAAATTTTATAACAATATGCAGTATGTACAACATATGCAACATACTGGAAATTTTAAAGACaacaatttaaatgataaaaatggtaataaaaataatgaaacaGATGAAAAAGGTGATGAACAtgaagtaaaaaaaaaagcaataAGAGGTATAACTTCATTTACCTTATTTGCCCgagaaaaaagaaaagaattGTTAAATCAAAAAGTATTTCTAGGAAGCTCTTTAACGGAACAAACATCTGCTGTTGCTAAAATTTGGAATAATTTAagtgatgaaaaaaaaaaagaatggGCTGTTAAAGCAtccaaaataaatgaagaaaattttttattacaaaaaaaaaaaaaaaaaagaaaatttacTGCTTTTAGTATATTTGCTCgtgaaaaaagaaaagagtataaagaaaaaaatatcgatATGGGTTTAACATTAGCTCAACAAAATTCTTATGTATCAAAATTATGGAAACAATTATctaatgaagaaaaaaatagatataaatatttgtcGAATACTGTAAATGCCGCTGtagcaaaaaataataaaaatcagataaattatattaatggCCAAAAAGTTAGTGGATTTAAAGGAAGAATTAAAGCTTTAGATAATATGATGAGTCAACacttttcaaataataataatttcatGTATAAcgatatgaataatatgtCAAACTTTAACAATagtaacaataataataaaattatgtatagCCAAAACCAAGCAATGATgggaaatgaaaataatccatataatatgaattatatgACTAATATGCAAAATATTGCACAAGgcgataataatatgaattattttaattatatagaaaatatgaataaaaatatttcaatgGAATACATAAACAATGATATGAATATGATTCCTGATAATGGAGATGATAaaggtaaaaaaaattccttaaaaaaaaataaaaaaaaaaaaaatgaaaatttgaATGGTCCAAATCAACCCATGAATAATCCTAACTATATGCTAAAAAATACCAATTCATTTAATCAACAAAATTACAATTCTTTATCATATCACAATGATGGTTTAAATAATACTAACAATTATTATCCCTTATCTTTTcctaatgataataatgatgaaattaataataacaaaataaataataattctgAATTGTACAgaaatattgttattaataACAATACTCAGAATTTGATAACagaaaataatcaaaatgttatgataaataatatgtatgATCAAAATCAAATATCCATGAATGCCAATAATATAGTAAATACAACTACACAAATGACcaatatgaaaaatgatATGATTATAAATTCTGATGCCcctataataaataatgcaaaaggagatcataatatatcaataaatcaaatagataataatgaattgATACAAAATCATGCTAATGCTTATATAACCAATGGActtaataataacaatgtgaatgtaaatgaaaattctggaatatcaaataaaataaattttccaGTACATGAACATAGcgaattttcatttaataaatattcaaatgAAACGAATGAAATTTATGAGCATGATAATGGAAATACTGCTGGGGCATCAAATGGCCAAACTAATATGGTTATGCATAACTATCAAGTAATAAATGGtaatcaaaaaaaagggGCAAAAATTGatgttattttaaaaaaaaaaattatgaaagatgaaaaaaaaaaattaaaagaagaaaaaatgatgtTAAAAGAGTTTGATAAAAGAAGGAAGCAATTATTAAAAGctgaaaaattaatggaaaaaaataaaaataaaaaaatgccTAATAGTGACAATAATGGAATTGCGGGTATTGATTCAAATTCAGAATATTATGATTCTgcaaatataatgaataacaataataataataataataataacaacaATATGGGTAtgtatatgaatataaacaattatGATATCTCCAATCCGTTAATAAATAACCCAATGATTaacaattataatttttatgcaAACCCCGATAAGAAAAGCATAAACCctttgaataataatagtataaaCATTGTAAATAATACACCAACTACTATAAGTACTCGAAACAATactaataatacaaataacaACAATGGTGTTATTTCTGCGCCTACTAATGAAGGAAATAATGATAACCATCTTTCGAATAAAggattaataaattttaaacatGTAATAAATGGAAATGGCCAAAACATATCTAATGATGATGAATTTCCAAATTATACTTATgctaataaatttatgaCTGATTCAGGTGGAGTAATccgaaataataattcgaTAACTAACGATActaatatacaaatttctgatgatattaaaaaatatgaccatgtaataaataataatactcATGATAATACAAAACTAGCAAATCATATTTCCGATCATCATCATATATCAAATGACCAAATTCCAAATCCTGAAACCAATTCATCAGCAGTTAGTTCTAATATACCCGATGCTATAAACCACCCAACTTATTTAAATGTtaataaagaatattataacaATACTAACTATTTTAACAATGTGATTTCAAATgatcaaataatatttcaacACACAAATGGAACATCAAATGTTGTAAATAATGGAGTTCCGATTAAATACTTAATTGAAAATGGTTCAagttcaaataaaatatatggatataataacaacaattatcttaataatattaatcaAAATGAAAGAACGACAAATGGAATATCTGGTGAGTCGAATAATAATTCTGgtgttattataaaaaacgatgaatattttaatactATTACAATAGAAAAagacaataataataataataaaataaataattctatTTCATATGACCCAGATGACAATAATCATAATTATAACAACATTAACAACCCTTCAAcacatatacataaatcTAAACAGCACAATCAATcacaatatataaatttaaatgaaacaATAAATAACGATATTAACATGGGAATGAATATGGAATACAACAATGAACTGAATtacattaatataaataataatgataacaataataataataagaagaaaaataacACCACATCCTATTTTTATCCCCATAATagaaataacaatattcctaataattttcttccaaaaactaatgaaaataatacaacATCTCTTAACTGTATGCCTAATGGAGATAATATAATGTATTTCCCTGATCATGTTGTttcagaaaataaaatttcagGAAACCTTGTTTATTTTGACTCGGTAAAATAACTATCAGATTTATAGCAGTTTCCATTTCACAACCCTTACTTCTTTTCATTTCATCCTATTTGatatttcatttctttTAGGATATGAATAGAATATCTGGAGGAATTGAAGACATTGAAATAAATGGCCACAAAAggaaacaattttttaataatgcATCTCATTTTTTAGAGTTagttgataaaaaaataataaaacggaaaaaaaaaaaatcatctTCTCTGAATGCTGTGAATGGTATAAATAAAGTTTTAAATTGAATCCCTTTGATTATGTATACACAAATATCTCAAAAGGattctattattttgatatttatCCTTTTCTAgatgtttttatttatctataaaaatacacatttttatcacaaaataaaatatttatcattttttgtttctaGGAGACAATGATACAATATGGGATTTagttttgaaaaataaaacaaaaaggGAAAGgaggaaaaataaaaaatcaaataatataacaatagATAATACATTAGATGATATTATTAACTTTGATAAAAACcaaaataatgatttaaatatgCTTTGTCTAAATAATAACGGATATTATTTGAACaatgataatgataatcAAATTGAAACcaatgaaataaatgaattaacTGACAAAGAAAGAAATGAACAACATCCTGAAGAAGATTCTCATAATccaaataatgaaaatgaagatgATATTCTTAGTTTTCTAAACATTTGTATGCCAAACTATTCCAccaaattaaatataaatgaacgAGGTGAAGTTGTTTATGACGATAAACGCAcatataattcaaatacaataatgaatgataatgataataattttaattttttgatgaaaacaaaaaataaagttaacgaaaatttaaataattgtcaaattgaaaaatataataatgcatataaaaaagcGAAATTATGCAAATGGTCAGAACAACAaactaataaattttatgaagTTATTGAAATGTTTGGTATTGATTTGATGATGGTTAAGGCATTATTGCCATCTTTTACAGATAAACAAATTCgggataaatataaaaaagaaaaaaaaaataatcctTATAGAATAGATCAagcattaaaaaaaaataaagaaattgaTTTAGAAGCATATGAAAATGAACATGGAAAAATCGACCACTCGACACAccataattattatgacTCAACTAGCGATTTGGGT of Plasmodium berghei ANKA genome assembly, chromosome: 6 contains these proteins:
- a CDS encoding targeted glyoxalase II, putative — encoded protein: MKIEKKILSLGYIAYAHIGKPSLIPKLFFENTFISRRNIYNMKMGNDYKYYIVDKKDLCANVIIIPMYNDNYSYIFYDDKDEGIAVDPSDYNNLIKISEKENIKIKNVLCTHKHSDHNSGNFYFYNKNINVYGIKERNNKYINKNIEGIQEFEINNFKIKTYLSNFHCKNHVSYIVENSKHELKKDEKKNLFFTGDFLFIAGMGKNFEANNIDMYNSIHNIKKKIDINNTYIFCGHEYTLSNIKFALTVDANNDKLNKIYQQVLKNEIFLPTIPTLLSDEYSYNPFLRYDNENIRKVIDLYAKKNNYIIERNSDYLVLLRIMKDNFKTA
- a CDS encoding high mobility group protein B3, putative, encoding MEVATEGGSFEKLQFKKCEDKYILDQHLRTCFSYLLLYIIKECDYLYKIKYNIIQNALKTCNNQYKYSNLNNYKTLSYLLYSQKWDNNIIYDIINNSNYFCNYFELYNEENYFPQNIHNINQTKIKYLSNPYECVKSSINLKEQNKYEEIPPYILFDNTTIRGVTIHHSLENEFPQILDGIKPFLSANKHHDNKKQAKKMNTIIDTNNHNHICKTFISSFQNDINKTDIDTFNESIYEYGQHSKCLQYIQREILNNNIVKDEISLSEYKPLHNIDNISRFSRNCEYRDNSSRNNDAGQDNNDKHERKRGKEQEINNNDNDNNNDNNNNNDNNDNNNDNNNNNDNNDNNNDNNNNNNDNNDNNNDNNDNNNDNNDNNNDNNDNNNDNNDNNNDNNDNNNDNNDNNNDNNDNNNDNNDNNNDNNDNNNDNNDNNNDNNDNNNDNNDNNNDNNNNNENNDNNNGEEGNDKNGEDGEGENVEKEISEKEKYKFFYKKIKEIKSNVFVKKCKNVEKHFKKKIFNYINKNNIICNMNIDTIFIYMKNIYYLILNNKQLVFFFIYNTNDVMNAIINTEKFNEINYSEKNFFLYFLTNEKEIYKKIFDAINLKYDKNELILKLKKLKKRLNDLKHTEETNLFEESMKQLELFKDIKKCVNTNNSNSQNNISNQDIYKLFNYTNKRFLKNYKTVSHKLSLKNLLPKLYNCKDLKETNNLICNVGKHVKSVTKSGVGYDGKKKKKNKKNKEANMKKNNMNNYMPNMNFHYNNFAKGANINTFINNNIDNSQINNSFNYLGDFQNVQNNGQSNNNISNYSKFYNNMQYVQHMQHTGNFKDNNLNDKNGNKNNETDEKGDEHEVKKKAIRGITSFTLFAREKRKELLNQKVFLGSSLTEQTSAVAKIWNNLSDEKKKEWAVKASKINEENFLLQKKKKKRKFTAFSIFAREKRKEYKEKNIDMGLTLAQQNSYVSKLWKQLSNEEKNRYKYLSNTVNAAVAKNNKNQINYINGQKVSGFKGRIKALDNMMSQHFSNNNNFMYNDMNNMSNFNNSNNNNKIMYSQNQAMMGNENNPYNMNYMTNMQNIAQGDNNMNYFNYIENMNKNISMEYINNDMNMIPDNGDDKGKKNSLKKNKKKKNENLNGPNQPMNNPNYMLKNTNSFNQQNYNSLSYHNDGLNNTNNYYPLSFPNDNNDEINNNKINNNSELYRNIVINNNTQNLITENNQNVMINNMYDQNQISMNANNIVNTTTQMTNMKNDMIINSDAPIINNAKGDHNISINQIDNNELIQNHANAYITNGLNNNNVNVNENSGISNKINFPVHEHSEFSFNKYSNETNEIYEHDNGNTAGASNGQTNMVMHNYQVINGNQKKGAKIDVILKKKIMKDEKKKLKEEKMMLKEFDKRRKQLLKAEKLMEKNKNKKMPNSDNNGIAGIDSNSEYYDSANIMNNNNNNNNNNNNMGMYMNINNYDISNPLINNPMINNYNFYANPDKKSINPLNNNSINIVNNTPTTISTRNNTNNTNNNNGVISAPTNEGNNDNHLSNKGLINFKHVINGNGQNISNDDEFPNYTYANKFMTDSGGVIRNNNSITNDTNIQISDDIKKYDHVINNNTHDNTKLANHISDHHHISNDQIPNPETNSSAVSSNIPDAINHPTYLNVNKEYYNNTNYFNNVISNDQIIFQHTNGTSNVVNNGVPIKYLIENGSSSNKIYGYNNNNYLNNINQNERTTNGISGESNNNSGVIIKNDEYFNTITIEKDNNNNNKINNSISYDPDDNNHNYNNINNPSTHIHKSKQHNQSQYINLNETINNDINMGMNMEYNNELNYININNNDNNNNNKKKNNTTSYFYPHNRNNNIPNNFLPKTNENNTTSLNCMPNGDNIMYFPDHVVSENKISGNLVYFDSDMNRISGGIEDIEINGHKRKQFFNNASHFLELVDKKIIKRKKKKSSSLNAVNGDNDTIWDLVLKNKTKRERRKNKKSNNITIDNTLDDIINFDKNQNNDLNMLCLNNNGYYLNNDNDNQIETNEINELTDKERNEQHPEEDSHNPNNENEDDILSFLNICMPNYSTKLNINERGEVVYDDKRTYNSNTIMNDNDNNFNFLMKTKNKVNENLNNCQIEKYNNAYKKAKLCKWSEQQTNKFYEVIEMFGIDLMMVKALLPSFTDKQIRDKYKKEKKNNPYRIDQALKKNKEIDLEAYENEHGKIDHSTHHNYYDSTSDLDNSSPKKNNKDVDDSEINILSIFGNKDDDYNNNAKNQGENTGITDFNILTLF